The Leifsonia poae region GCGGGCGCCACCTCGCCGATGGCGAAACCGTGCGCCACATTGACGCGCCCCGCAAGACCGGTGGCCAGCGTGCGCTCGATGATCAGCTCGTACTCGAATGCGCCGAGCTCCCCGCCGTCGTGCAGGTGGATGTCGATGCCGACTCCCCGCCGCACGGCGATGTCGAACAGCGCATCCAGCTGGCCGACCGGGTCGCGGTCGATGGAGGCCGGGTCGAGCCCGCCGATGTGCTCCGCACCGGCAGCGGCAGCCTGGTCGAGCAGGTCGAGCACGCCCGGGCGGCGCAGCACACCGTCCTGCGGGAACGCGACGATCTCCAGCGCGACCGGCACGCCGAGCGATGCCACTGCATCCCGGACTACGCCGATGCCGTCGAGCCCCACCCCGAGGTCGACATCGACGTGCGAGCGGAAGGCGGTCGCCCCCTGCGAGACCAGCGCCCGCAGCAGCGCCGCGGTGCTCTGCGGGCTCGGGATGCCCAGCTCGCCCCGGTGCGCCCGCTCGTGTTCGATGCGCCCCTGCGTCGTGGCCACCCCACCGTAGGAGACCCACGGCCTACCCCACCAGCTCTTGTCGAGGTGGGCGTGCGCGTTCACGAACCCGGGCAGGGCCAGAAGCCCGCGCCCGTCGATGAACCGCGTCGCCGGATCGCCGGCGAGCACATCGTCGCCCGGCCGGTGCGGGTCAACCGCGACGATCGCCCCGTCGGCAATGCGGATATCGGCCGCGGCCGCGCCCCAGGGCCGCACATTGCGAAGAACGGTCTGCACGTCGCTCACCCCGCGAACCGGTCGGTGGCCTCGATGAGCGCGTCAAGGATGCCCGGCTCATCGAAGGCGTGCCCCGCATCCGGGATCATCTGGAACTCGGCCTCCGGCCACGCCCGGTGCAGATCCCAGGCCGTCATCGGCGGGGTGCAGGCGTCGTACCGTCCCTGCACGATCACACCGGGGATGCCGCTCAGTCGACCCGCATCGCGGATCAGCTGCCCCTCCTCCCACCAGCCGCCGTGCCGGAAGTAGTGGTTCTCGATGCGGGCGAATGCCACCGCGTACTTCGGCTGTGTGAAGGTCGCCACCACATCCGGCCGGGGCAGCAGGGTGATCGTCGACGACTCCCAGCGCGACCAGGCGACGGCGGCGGGCCCGTGAACGGCCGGGTTCGGGTCGTTGAGCAGCCGACCGTACGCCTCGATGAGGTGGCCGCGCTCCGCCGGCGGAACCGGCTCCAGGAACCCTTCCCACAGGTCGGGGAAGAGGGCCGCGGCGCCGCCTTCGTAGAACCAGTCCAGCTCCATCTTCCGCAGCGTGAAAATGCCGCGCAGGATGAGCTCGGTCACACGCTCCGGGTGGGTCTCGGCGTAGGCGAGCCCCAGCGAGCTGCCCCAGGAACCGCCGAACACCATCCAGCGTTCCACCCCGAGGTGCCCCCGCAGCCGCTCGATGTCGGCGACGAGATTCGCGGAGGTGTTGCTGCTGAGATCCGCCTCGGGGTCGCTCGCGTGCGGCAGGCTCTGCCCGCAACCCCGCTGGTCGAACAGCACGATGCGGTACTTCGCCGGGTCGAATGCCCGCCGCTGGCTGGGGTTCGTTCCCGCGCCGGGCCCGCCGTGCAAGAAGACGACCGGCTTCCCGTCGGGGTTCCCGCTGGTCTCCCAGTGGATCCGCTGCCCGTCGCCGACGTCGAGCAGACCGGATGCGTACGGTTCGATTTCGGGGTAGAAGGTGCGCATGCTCCGAGCCTAAGCGTGGATGCGCGCCACCGCGTCTTAAGCTGGCAGCGTGAACACCGCATCCCGCCCCGCCGTCACTGTCACCGTCACCGGAGCGGGCGGCCAGATCGGCTACGCGCTGCTGTTCCGGGCTGCCGCCGGCCATTTGCTCGGCCCCGATGTTCCGGTGGACCTGCGCCTGCTGGAGATCCCGCAGGGGCGGGCGGCGGCCGAAGGCACCGCCCTCGAACTGGAGGACGGCGCGTTCCCGCTGCTGAACAGCCTGACGGTCACCGAAGACGCCACGGCTGCGTTCGACGGGGTGAACATCGCCCTGCTGGTCGGCTCACGCCCGCGCGGCCCCGGCATGGAGCGGGCCGACCTGCTCGAGGCGAACGGCGCGATCTTCGGGCCCCAGGGCGCTGCGATCAACGCGGGCGCCGCCGACGACGTGCGGGTGCTCGTGGTCGGCAACCCGGCCAACACGAATGCGCTGATCGCCGCCGCGCACGCCCCGGATGTGCCCGCCGAGCGGTTCACCGCGATGACGAGGCTCGACCACAACCGCGCCGTGGCGCAGCTCGCACGCACGCTGGAGGTTCCGGTCACCGTGATCGACGGTGTCGCCATCTGGGGCAACCACTCCGCCAGCCAGTACCCCGACATCAGCCACGCCACCGTCGACGGCCGGCCGGCCACCGACCTGGTGGATGAAGCATGGCTCGCCGGGGAGTTCATCCCGCGCGTGGCCAAGCGCGGCGCCGAGATCATCCAGGTGCGCGGCGCGTCCAGCGCGGCATCCGCCGCCAGCGCCGCCCTCGACCATGTGCACGACTGGGTGAACGGCACCGGCGACCGGTGGACTTCTGCCGCGGTCGTCTCCGATGGCTCGTACGGCGTTCCCGCCGGCCTCGTCTCATCGTTCCCGGTGCACTCCATCGACGGAGCCTGGCGGATCGTTCCCGGCCTGGAGATCGACGAGTTCTCCCGCACTCGCATCGACGCCTCCGTCGCCGAACTGCTCGACGAACGCGACGCTGTGCGCGCCCTGCAGCTGCTCTAGCCTCCGCCGCTGGCGAAACATTTGCGCCGAGCGTCGCCTCTGCGTCGCCTATTCGCCGCATTCGGCGCACATGTTTCGGCGGCTGCCCGCCGCCGAATCAGCGCTTCTTCGACGTGAGGGTCTTCTCGTCGACGGGGGCGGTGCCGGAGGCGCGCTGCGCCTTGTAATACGCGCGAGCCTCAGCCTGCCGCTCCGCCTCCGCGCCGGTGGCGATCTTCGCGCGCACCAGTTCGGGGCCGTACCCGAAAGCGTCGACCAGGTCGACAGCGTGCGGGCGGATGCGGGCGAGCAGTCGGTCGATGTACGCCGTCACGGCCTGCGCGCGCTGCGGCGCGAGGCGGCCGTGGATGAGGTACCAGGCCAGGTGCTTCTCGATCAGTCCGAAACCGAACAGGTCGCGAAGCCAGGTGAGCACCTGCTTGGTGCCGGCGTCGGGCGCCTGCTCCAGCGCATCCGTGAACGCCTCCCACTGCAGAAGTTCGGCGTGGGCGCGGGCCGCCTCGATGAGATCGTTCTGCTGCGAGTTGAACAGGTCGGCCGCCGCCTTCTTGCCGAGCTTGGATGCC contains the following coding sequences:
- a CDS encoding amidohydrolase, which gives rise to MSDVQTVLRNVRPWGAAAADIRIADGAIVAVDPHRPGDDVLAGDPATRFIDGRGLLALPGFVNAHAHLDKSWWGRPWVSYGGVATTQGRIEHERAHRGELGIPSPQSTAALLRALVSQGATAFRSHVDVDLGVGLDGIGVVRDAVASLGVPVALEIVAFPQDGVLRRPGVLDLLDQAAAAGAEHIGGLDPASIDRDPVGQLDALFDIAVRRGVGIDIHLHDGGELGAFEYELIIERTLATGLAGRVNVAHGFAIGEVAPARQQGLIERMREAGVSITTVAPINAPRLPLDALRAAGVPVGLGTDGIRDLWGPFGDGDPLRLAARLAQLAGARRDEELTAAVRLATSDAAAFVGRAVHDLVVGSPADIVLVDAENVPEALVAAPPRELVLVGGVEFA
- the pip gene encoding prolyl aminopeptidase; the protein is MRTFYPEIEPYASGLLDVGDGQRIHWETSGNPDGKPVVFLHGGPGAGTNPSQRRAFDPAKYRIVLFDQRGCGQSLPHASDPEADLSSNTSANLVADIERLRGHLGVERWMVFGGSWGSSLGLAYAETHPERVTELILRGIFTLRKMELDWFYEGGAAALFPDLWEGFLEPVPPAERGHLIEAYGRLLNDPNPAVHGPAAVAWSRWESSTITLLPRPDVVATFTQPKYAVAFARIENHYFRHGGWWEEGQLIRDAGRLSGIPGVIVQGRYDACTPPMTAWDLHRAWPEAEFQMIPDAGHAFDEPGILDALIEATDRFAG
- a CDS encoding malate dehydrogenase, which codes for MNTASRPAVTVTVTGAGGQIGYALLFRAAAGHLLGPDVPVDLRLLEIPQGRAAAEGTALELEDGAFPLLNSLTVTEDATAAFDGVNIALLVGSRPRGPGMERADLLEANGAIFGPQGAAINAGAADDVRVLVVGNPANTNALIAAAHAPDVPAERFTAMTRLDHNRAVAQLARTLEVPVTVIDGVAIWGNHSASQYPDISHATVDGRPATDLVDEAWLAGEFIPRVAKRGAEIIQVRGASSAASAASAALDHVHDWVNGTGDRWTSAAVVSDGSYGVPAGLVSSFPVHSIDGAWRIVPGLEIDEFSRTRIDASVAELLDERDAVRALQLL